One Ktedonobacteraceae bacterium genomic region harbors:
- a CDS encoding M1 family aminopeptidase has protein sequence MESCTCGYDFYEHDLNVSGSYVKARSFSLPEDRPHYAPDRPADDRHIRLEIVLDFENETVSGTAFHTFSTLYEELKTITLDAVELHIEQVSLMDGTRLQYNADGKKLTITLDRTYHHGEEFTIAVRYSGKPRTGLHFIKPGPEDASRPVQAWSMGQPRYASYWFPCLDAPGERATSEIIVTVPARFQTISNGVLLDVTQNDADSRLGGIPTKTYHWRHNIPTAAYLISLIVGEFAVIEDSFRGKPVQYYVRPDRKDDALLLMGKTPQMLEFFSEYTGVEYPYDKYAQTVVELYTGAMEHTSATTHSFMLLLDQRAALDFNTVAVVAHELAHQWFGDLVTCRDWASGWLNEGFATYFEELWTEHDLGNDYFKQSMLNLKQRYLGEDRNYRRPIVYYVYHDQGFELFDRHMYDKGAWVLHMLRHRLGDAAFRRAIHAYLERYREREVVTADLERTIEEVTGHSLERFFEQWVYSGGYPEFEVSYAWDNEHSMAKIKIRQVQKVDDLTPCFVTPVDLAFTLPSSGNPTNNTGAPQTHTVQMRVVVGEDGQSEQTFYFPLEREPVMVRFDPDGWLLKTLKFDRPDSMMRYQLAHDPDILGRIEAAEALGKKGGDENIAALATALFHDPFWAVSRDVAKALGAIGTAKAQDALLQGLQQLDPAQFSRVRAAIATALGEFQAPEQAELAQRSAQALSTLLQKGDTSYLVETAAAEALGKTRTPGSVELLEKLLSRPTWNATVEKGILTGLALSGEDRIVEILSSWLADTHRRPTERLAAASAIEVMGKHRYLYSETACQRAITALCMAVEHDNWPRVRAVAALALMPFGDKRAIAPLERAVSHELESRGERNMRTAIMALRSGGSSDEQLKELRQNLDRLREENRKLQEQLSALEARIS, from the coding sequence TTGGAAAGTTGTACGTGTGGATACGATTTCTATGAACACGATCTGAATGTATCCGGTTCTTATGTCAAGGCGCGCTCCTTCTCGCTACCAGAAGATCGACCGCATTATGCCCCTGACCGGCCCGCCGACGACCGGCATATCCGTCTCGAAATCGTGCTTGACTTCGAGAACGAAACGGTGAGCGGGACCGCCTTTCATACCTTCTCTACCCTCTATGAAGAGCTGAAGACCATCACATTAGACGCCGTAGAACTGCATATCGAGCAGGTCAGCTTGATGGATGGAACGCGCTTACAATATAACGCCGATGGCAAAAAGCTCACCATAACGCTGGATCGTACCTATCATCATGGTGAAGAATTTACCATCGCCGTACGGTATTCTGGAAAACCGCGTACAGGTTTGCATTTCATCAAGCCTGGACCGGAAGATGCGTCGCGTCCCGTCCAGGCCTGGTCTATGGGGCAACCGCGCTATGCCAGCTACTGGTTTCCCTGTCTTGATGCGCCAGGCGAACGCGCTACCAGCGAGATCATCGTCACCGTCCCAGCGCGGTTCCAGACCATCTCCAACGGCGTTTTGCTTGATGTAACGCAGAATGATGCCGATTCCCGGTTGGGAGGGATACCCACGAAGACCTATCATTGGCGGCACAACATACCAACCGCGGCCTACCTGATTTCACTGATAGTGGGAGAATTTGCCGTCATTGAAGATTCCTTCAGGGGCAAACCCGTTCAATACTACGTAAGGCCTGACCGCAAGGACGATGCTCTGCTGCTCATGGGCAAGACGCCGCAAATGCTGGAATTCTTTTCAGAATATACGGGCGTTGAGTATCCCTATGACAAGTACGCGCAGACGGTCGTCGAACTCTATACCGGCGCCATGGAGCATACATCGGCGACTACCCATAGTTTCATGCTGTTGTTGGACCAGCGCGCGGCCCTCGACTTCAACACGGTTGCGGTTGTTGCCCACGAACTGGCGCACCAGTGGTTCGGCGACCTGGTGACATGCCGGGATTGGGCCAGTGGCTGGCTGAACGAAGGCTTCGCCACCTACTTTGAGGAGCTATGGACCGAACACGACCTGGGAAATGACTACTTCAAGCAGTCGATGCTCAATCTCAAACAACGCTACCTGGGAGAGGACCGCAACTATCGCCGTCCCATCGTCTACTACGTCTATCATGACCAGGGATTTGAGTTATTTGACCGGCACATGTACGACAAGGGTGCCTGGGTCTTACACATGCTGCGCCACCGGTTGGGCGATGCCGCGTTTCGCCGCGCTATCCATGCCTACCTTGAACGATACCGCGAGCGCGAAGTTGTCACTGCCGATCTTGAACGCACAATAGAAGAGGTCACCGGGCATAGCCTGGAGCGGTTCTTCGAGCAATGGGTCTATTCAGGCGGCTATCCAGAGTTTGAGGTGAGCTATGCCTGGGATAATGAACACTCTATGGCAAAAATAAAGATTCGACAGGTACAAAAGGTGGATGACCTGACACCCTGCTTTGTCACGCCTGTTGATCTTGCTTTTACGCTCCCATCATCCGGCAACCCCACCAATAATACCGGCGCACCGCAAACGCACACTGTGCAGATGCGCGTAGTGGTTGGCGAGGATGGGCAAAGCGAGCAGACTTTCTACTTTCCCCTGGAACGCGAGCCGGTCATGGTACGTTTTGACCCCGACGGCTGGTTGCTTAAAACGCTGAAATTTGATCGTCCTGACTCCATGATGCGCTACCAGCTCGCGCATGATCCCGATATCCTGGGACGCATTGAGGCCGCCGAAGCGCTGGGCAAGAAAGGCGGCGATGAAAATATCGCTGCTCTTGCAACAGCGTTGTTCCACGACCCATTCTGGGCTGTAAGCAGGGATGTCGCCAAAGCTCTGGGCGCTATTGGAACCGCGAAGGCGCAGGATGCTCTTTTGCAAGGATTGCAACAACTCGATCCGGCCCAATTCTCACGCGTGCGCGCTGCCATCGCCACCGCTCTGGGAGAGTTTCAAGCGCCCGAGCAGGCGGAACTGGCGCAGCGCTCGGCCCAGGCGCTCAGCACTTTATTGCAAAAGGGAGATACCAGCTACCTTGTAGAGACCGCGGCAGCGGAGGCGCTGGGAAAGACGCGCACGCCTGGCAGCGTTGAACTGCTGGAAAAGCTCTTGTCGCGGCCAACCTGGAACGCGACGGTCGAAAAAGGCATCCTCACAGGGCTTGCGCTGTCAGGCGAAGACCGCATTGTCGAAATTCTCAGTTCCTGGTTGGCAGATACCCACCGCCGTCCTACCGAGCGCCTCGCGGCGGCTTCCGCCATCGAAGTCATGGGCAAGCATCGCTACCTCTACAGTGAAACGGCCTGCCAGCGAGCCATCACGGCGCTGTGTATGGCGGTTGAGCATGATAACTGGCCGCGCGTACGAGCCGTGGCAGCGCTGGCGCTGATGCCATTTGGCGATAAACGTGCCATTGCGCCCTTAGAGCGAGCCGTAAGCCACGAACTCGAATCGCGCGGGGAGCGTAATATGCGCACTGCCATAATGGCTCTCCGTTCCGGTGGCAGCAGCGATGAACAGTTAAAAGAACTGCGCCAAAACCTGGATCGACTGCGCGAGGAGAACCGCAAGCTGCAAGAGCAATTGAGTGCTCTGGAAGCCAGGATTTCCTGA
- a CDS encoding AarF/ABC1/UbiB kinase family protein, translated as MRRNTPRINRFSQIVRFLRVSRLLLWTIWVIYRERRRVVRARERGNYEVQPNVDVLIEVLVAFRKTAIKLGVLMIKLGQFLSSRADLLPERALVVLSSLQDEVPPEPFSHIVDVIESELGRPVEKVFSVLEQKATAAASLGQVHKAVLASTGETVAVKVQRPNIERLVGMDLSTLKFVIWVINRFVDTGEFIDLMGFYREFRRTVYEEIDFVSEAANAKRFKEMFKDDPTIYIPRVYEDYVSRRMLVLEWIDGIKINDYAALDAAGIDRLEVAKRTVNTYFYQFFEAGFFHADPHPGNIFVKQGPPGTGPIIEFVDFGMVGSLNKSMKKALKDLFLSFVTRDSHGLVEALSHLGFIGEGANIASIERGISIMMEQYYGMTLGEARELDISEITDEVGRLLYGQPFQIPAQFAFTGKAIGTLVGVATGLAPEFNFVDVATPYARKFLGLDAEGIGQSVQQLLNQLLESGRILLTLPRSIEQLLNKIDAGQLEVKAHVGLPEHRSRGNARRGRRNGQVNGLSNGTTSSLSELTWIVMFAASLAGGIILSDIHQAIASWIFLGLSALTALRLLVRR; from the coding sequence ATGCGAAGAAATACTCCGAGAATAAATAGATTTTCGCAAATTGTACGCTTTCTACGCGTTTCGCGCCTGCTCTTATGGACAATATGGGTTATTTATCGCGAACGCCGGCGCGTGGTTCGCGCCCGTGAACGCGGTAATTACGAAGTACAACCGAATGTTGATGTGCTGATCGAGGTGCTGGTTGCTTTTCGCAAGACGGCCATCAAACTCGGTGTCCTGATGATCAAGCTGGGACAGTTCCTCAGTTCCCGCGCTGATCTTCTACCGGAGCGGGCGCTGGTAGTCCTGTCTTCATTGCAGGATGAAGTGCCACCGGAACCGTTCAGCCATATTGTTGATGTGATCGAGTCAGAACTCGGCAGGCCGGTCGAGAAGGTTTTCAGCGTGTTGGAGCAAAAGGCCACCGCAGCCGCTTCGCTCGGCCAGGTGCATAAAGCTGTGCTTGCATCAACCGGCGAAACCGTGGCTGTCAAAGTTCAGCGGCCCAACATCGAGCGGCTTGTCGGCATGGATTTGAGTACACTGAAGTTCGTTATCTGGGTAATCAACCGCTTCGTCGATACCGGCGAGTTCATCGACCTGATGGGCTTTTACCGTGAATTTCGGCGTACCGTCTATGAGGAGATCGATTTTGTCTCCGAGGCGGCGAACGCGAAGCGGTTCAAAGAGATGTTCAAAGATGATCCAACGATCTATATCCCCAGGGTCTATGAGGACTATGTCTCGCGCCGCATGCTGGTGCTGGAATGGATAGATGGGATCAAGATCAACGATTATGCCGCGCTGGATGCTGCCGGTATCGACCGCCTCGAGGTGGCGAAGCGCACGGTCAACACCTATTTCTACCAGTTTTTCGAGGCGGGCTTCTTCCATGCCGATCCGCATCCAGGAAACATTTTTGTCAAACAAGGACCACCCGGTACCGGCCCAATTATCGAATTCGTCGATTTCGGTATGGTAGGTTCTTTAAACAAAAGCATGAAGAAGGCTCTGAAGGACCTGTTCTTGAGCTTTGTCACACGCGACTCACATGGACTGGTAGAGGCATTGAGTCACCTGGGCTTCATCGGCGAGGGTGCGAATATAGCCTCTATCGAGCGCGGCATCTCGATCATGATGGAGCAGTACTATGGCATGACGTTGGGTGAGGCGCGCGAGCTAGATATTTCTGAGATAACTGATGAGGTGGGACGGTTGTTATATGGCCAGCCATTTCAGATTCCCGCCCAATTCGCCTTTACAGGGAAGGCAATCGGTACGCTGGTAGGTGTGGCAACCGGCCTGGCGCCGGAGTTCAATTTTGTTGATGTGGCAACTCCTTACGCGCGCAAATTCCTTGGACTTGATGCCGAGGGTATTGGTCAGTCTGTCCAGCAGCTCTTGAACCAACTGCTGGAATCGGGCCGCATACTACTGACCCTGCCGCGCTCAATCGAACAGTTGCTGAATAAAATAGATGCCGGACAACTCGAGGTGAAAGCTCATGTAGGTCTGCCCGAACACAGGTCACGGGGCAACGCCAGGCGTGGGAGGAGGAATGGTCAGGTCAATGGGTTGAGCAATGGAACAACCTCTTCTTTGAGCGAGCTCACCTGGATAGTCATGTTCGCTGCCTCTCTGGCCGGCGGCATCATTTTGAGCGATATCCACCAGGCTATCGCCAGCTGGATATTTCTAGGGCTCTCCGCCTTGACGGCATTGAGATTGTTAGTGAGGCGGTAA
- a CDS encoding MBL fold metallo-hydrolase, producing MQQPYTIILAPNPSIMTGPGTNTIVLGDGVEGATVIDPAIDDVAYLDAILREGAERGAIRRILITHGHPDHIGGINALRKRLGTHLVHVFAFNRKGTPDIDEEVPDGTIFPAGDDTLRAIHTPGHRFDHLSFYLEKARVLFAGDLISGITTSVIAPPEGDMLDYLNSLKRLQELDIAEIVPGHGPTIRDPQAKVAEYIAHRRLREQQVMEALEDLPRGTKIPEIVKLVYTDVDPKLHSIAAWSVEAHLIKLEREGLAERVDNGWALVEPTA from the coding sequence ATGCAGCAGCCATACACGATCATTCTGGCCCCCAATCCCTCGATTATGACGGGTCCGGGCACCAATACCATCGTTCTGGGCGATGGAGTCGAAGGGGCAACGGTTATCGACCCGGCGATAGACGATGTTGCCTATCTCGATGCCATTTTGCGCGAGGGAGCGGAACGTGGCGCTATCCGACGCATTCTGATCACGCACGGCCATCCAGACCATATTGGAGGTATCAATGCCTTGCGCAAACGCCTGGGGACGCATCTCGTGCATGTCTTCGCCTTCAATCGAAAGGGCACGCCGGATATCGACGAAGAGGTCCCGGATGGAACCATATTTCCGGCGGGTGATGACACGCTCCGTGCCATTCATACCCCCGGCCATCGCTTCGATCACCTGAGCTTTTACCTGGAAAAAGCGCGCGTCCTCTTTGCCGGTGACCTCATTTCCGGCATCACAACCAGCGTGATCGCGCCTCCCGAAGGTGATATGCTGGACTATCTCAACTCACTCAAGCGCTTACAGGAACTGGACATAGCGGAGATAGTGCCCGGTCACGGCCCAACCATACGCGACCCACAGGCGAAGGTAGCGGAGTATATCGCCCATCGCCGCTTGCGCGAGCAGCAGGTGATGGAGGCATTAGAAGATTTACCGCGCGGCACGAAGATTCCAGAGATCGTCAAACTCGTCTATACCGATGTCGATCCAAAGCTGCACTCGATAGCAGCCTGGTCGGTAGAGGCTCATCTTATTAAGCTGGAACGCGAGGGGTTGGCGGAGCGAGTGGATAATGGGTGGGCATTGGTTGAGCCAACGGCTTGA
- the mazG gene encoding nucleoside triphosphate pyrophosphohydrolase — protein sequence MTTPAVITILGLGPGRYDDLTLQAHALLAQAARDGQTVYFRTLIHPTVEPIRQALPGLRIESFDSFYDESTDWDSLYSQIAEQVCSLAAQSPVIYAVPGHPLVGEASVQLVMQMARERGLSMSIIAGLSFLEPVFTTLELDPLAKGTQILDATNLAALQQDEIAGKIIPTAPLVVAQLYNRRLASAVKLALGEIYPDEWRVKLVRAAGAGAGETTAANDQAVIEMPLYELDRNHFPNHLSTLYVPPVDELTALRMPETLRYITMRLRREPDGCPWDRQQTHASLIRYVIEEAYEVVEAIEKNDLEGLSDELGDLLLQVYLHSEIARQHDEFTLGDVYEHVNAKLIRRHPHVFGQVEVENAGQVVQNWEVIKQQERAAAGKDVKTESVLDDVPSGLPALMVAQEYQKRAARLSFDYKNTQQVLAKLEEELQELQEASTPEEQLDEMGDVLFIAARLARALHVDAEEALRHANRKFRRRFQALEQLIRDESGDGGRPQGYAPNAYTLEQWLELWRKAKDSIQAEP from the coding sequence ATGACAACACCGGCAGTAATCACTATCCTGGGCCTTGGCCCTGGCCGCTATGACGATCTCACCTTGCAGGCACACGCATTGCTCGCTCAAGCGGCCAGAGATGGACAAACGGTCTACTTTCGCACGCTCATTCACCCCACCGTTGAACCAATCCGGCAGGCTTTGCCAGGTCTGCGCATCGAGTCTTTTGATTCTTTTTATGATGAGTCAACCGATTGGGACAGCCTCTACAGTCAGATTGCTGAGCAAGTCTGTTCGCTGGCCGCTCAATCGCCAGTAATTTACGCGGTGCCTGGTCATCCTTTAGTGGGAGAAGCCTCGGTGCAGCTGGTGATGCAGATGGCGCGAGAGCGAGGCCTCAGTATGAGTATCATTGCCGGCCTCTCATTCCTTGAACCCGTTTTTACCACGTTAGAACTCGACCCGCTTGCAAAAGGCACGCAGATTCTCGATGCGACCAACCTTGCGGCGCTGCAACAGGACGAGATAGCGGGCAAAATTATTCCCACCGCTCCTCTAGTGGTAGCGCAGCTCTATAACCGGCGCCTGGCAAGCGCGGTAAAGCTGGCGCTAGGCGAGATTTATCCCGATGAATGGCGTGTGAAACTGGTGCGGGCAGCGGGCGCCGGTGCTGGAGAAACCACTGCCGCCAATGACCAGGCGGTGATCGAAATGCCGCTCTATGAGCTTGATCGCAATCACTTCCCCAATCACCTCAGCACGCTCTACGTTCCGCCCGTGGATGAACTCACCGCGCTGCGGATGCCTGAAACCCTGCGCTATATTACGATGCGGTTACGTCGCGAGCCGGATGGCTGCCCATGGGATCGACAGCAGACGCACGCGTCGTTGATCCGTTACGTAATTGAGGAGGCATACGAGGTCGTAGAGGCGATTGAAAAGAACGATCTGGAAGGGTTGTCCGATGAACTTGGCGACCTGCTGCTCCAGGTTTACCTGCATTCCGAAATTGCGCGCCAGCACGATGAATTTACGCTGGGCGATGTCTATGAACATGTAAATGCGAAGTTGATTCGCCGTCATCCTCATGTCTTTGGTCAGGTCGAGGTAGAGAATGCCGGTCAGGTCGTGCAGAACTGGGAGGTCATCAAGCAACAGGAGCGCGCAGCTGCCGGTAAAGACGTGAAGACTGAAAGCGTACTGGATGACGTGCCCTCGGGCCTGCCCGCGCTAATGGTAGCGCAGGAATACCAGAAGCGGGCTGCCAGACTGAGTTTTGATTATAAAAATACACAGCAGGTGCTGGCGAAGCTGGAAGAGGAATTACAGGAATTGCAAGAGGCCAGCACGCCCGAAGAGCAACTTGATGAAATGGGCGATGTTTTGTTCATCGCGGCTCGCCTGGCCCGTGCCTTACATGTTGACGCGGAAGAGGCGCTGCGCCATGCCAATCGCAAATTTCGCCGCCGTTTCCAGGCCCTGGAACAGCTTATTCGCGATGAATCGGGTGATGGAGGACGGCCACAAGGGTATGCTCCTAATGCGTATACTTTAGAGCAATGGCTTGAGTTATGGAGAAAGGCCAAAGACTCAATACAGGCCGAACCTTAA
- a CDS encoding LuxR C-terminal-related transcriptional regulator, translating into MAASNMLLQLVAQLQHDPSIAHGRRVLLDYTRKSSGARLALLFLFHKKRHVLALLERSGRPPHHTFPGKDAIMEQQASDKLRSIQANKNESYGMPSLVQGHAERIEIPLNGLFGSALSTPGLQYIPDMYGDPRTLEEERYWVWREGPGIVGAVGIGRTAGDALGVLVLCFGPQQPAIELKALEEGDLLICISLLSAYLTSSQEASLEGEKPSLRDVEYQLSGSISAPAPHHSERSEESEARASEILRYTQNEMGDCAQNEMEDCAQNDRARGEEQARAVEIQTAIDQERSRIARDLHDGVAQNIAHVIHRLELVRRIYERQPQGAQRELSRARDVLIDTLKDLRQGISSLLPAQLQEQGFAAAVRGLLHEFRRNEPAIKVDYEIENLDICPPSLEVPVYRLVQEALNNVRKHANATHVTIRIRALTGLLIVQVSDNGIGFSTGQKTERAPRKAATSRSKKDLHAQPAAVTFGLKTMQERVRQAGGIVEISSKPGKGTTVKARFPLGESSRILTRREREVLQLLVEGATNRAIAQKLSVSVETVKSHVHHIMQKMQVKDRTQAAVVATRQKWL; encoded by the coding sequence GTGGCAGCATCGAATATGCTCTTACAACTCGTCGCGCAACTACAACATGATCCCTCAATTGCCCATGGACGGCGGGTTTTGCTGGATTATACGCGTAAGAGCAGTGGCGCGCGCCTGGCCCTCCTGTTCCTGTTTCATAAGAAGCGCCATGTGCTTGCCCTTTTGGAGCGCAGCGGGCGCCCTCCGCATCATACTTTTCCTGGCAAAGATGCGATCATGGAACAGCAGGCCTCAGACAAGCTACGAAGTATTCAGGCGAATAAGAACGAATCTTATGGTATGCCGTCGTTAGTTCAAGGACATGCTGAACGTATTGAGATTCCCTTGAATGGACTCTTTGGCTCCGCTCTGAGTACGCCGGGACTGCAGTACATTCCAGATATGTATGGTGATCCGCGCACGCTTGAAGAGGAAAGGTACTGGGTATGGCGTGAGGGCCCTGGAATTGTTGGCGCCGTGGGCATAGGGCGAACAGCAGGCGATGCCCTGGGCGTACTCGTCCTCTGTTTTGGTCCGCAACAGCCAGCAATTGAGCTGAAAGCGCTTGAAGAAGGCGATTTACTCATCTGCATTTCGCTGCTATCCGCTTATCTCACCAGCTCTCAAGAAGCTAGCCTTGAGGGGGAAAAGCCATCGCTTCGCGATGTTGAATATCAACTATCAGGATCGATAAGTGCCCCCGCGCCCCATCATTCTGAGCGCAGCGAAGAATCTGAGGCGAGGGCCAGTGAGATTCTTCGCTACACTCAGAATGAGATGGGGGACTGCGCTCAGAATGAGATGGAGGACTGCGCTCAGAATGACAGGGCGCGGGGCGAAGAACAAGCGCGTGCTGTCGAAATACAAACTGCTATCGATCAGGAACGCAGCCGTATCGCTCGTGATCTGCACGATGGAGTAGCCCAGAATATCGCGCATGTGATTCACAGATTGGAACTGGTGCGGCGTATATACGAGCGGCAGCCGCAGGGCGCTCAGCGAGAACTGAGCAGGGCGCGTGATGTGCTGATCGATACACTGAAAGATTTGCGCCAGGGCATCTCATCACTGCTGCCGGCACAATTGCAGGAACAGGGTTTCGCGGCGGCTGTGCGAGGATTGTTGCACGAGTTCAGGCGAAACGAACCGGCGATCAAGGTTGATTACGAGATAGAAAATCTTGATATCTGCCCTCCCTCGTTGGAAGTGCCTGTATACCGCCTGGTGCAGGAGGCACTCAATAATGTGCGCAAGCACGCCAATGCCACGCATGTAACGATTCGCATTCGTGCGTTGACCGGTTTGCTCATTGTGCAGGTAAGCGATAATGGCATTGGCTTCAGCACCGGGCAGAAGACAGAAAGGGCTCCCAGGAAAGCCGCCACTTCTCGCTCTAAAAAAGACCTGCATGCCCAACCGGCAGCTGTCACCTTCGGCTTGAAAACAATGCAGGAGCGTGTGCGGCAGGCCGGCGGAATAGTAGAGATATCGAGTAAGCCTGGCAAAGGAACGACCGTGAAGGCCCGTTTCCCGCTTGGTGAGTCCTCGCGTATCCTGACAAGGCGCGAGCGAGAGGTGCTGCAATTGCTAGTCGAGGGAGCAACCAATCGCGCAATCGCGCAAAAGCTCTCGGTCAGCGTCGAGACGGTGAAATCGCACGTGCATCACATCATGCAGAAGATGCAGGTGAAGGATAGGACGCAGGCCGCGGTGGTGGCGACGAGGCAAAAGTGGCTGTAA